DNA sequence from the Acidobacteriota bacterium genome:
AATTCGATCCGATTCCAACCGCGGATTACTATTCCCTGTTCAGCGTTTTCGCCAATACGCACGAACCGGAAGAGTTGCCGCTGCTGGATGCAACTTCTGCTAACGATCCCAAAGAAGCCGAGTTGCGAAATGACATCGCCAAAGTCAATGATGAAATCGAAAAGTATCGCGTCAAACGGTACCCTGAACTGAAAGCCGAATATCGCCAGGCTGATCAAATCACAAAATATCTGACAGCCGTTTCTCAGGCGCGCGAATTGAAAAAGGAAGTTGAGGTTCGCGCCTTGACGGTCGAAAAAGATTACAACTTTGCGATGCTGCGGCGCTGGCAGAATTATCTCCCAAAAGCCGCAGACAATCGCGACTCTGTGTTTGTAATTTGGAATGCGCTGGTGGCAATTCCGGAAAAAGAGTTCGCCGCCAAAGCTTCACCGACGATTGCCAATTGCGCCAGCCAAAAGGTCAATCCGCTGGTTATGCAGGAATTCGCCAAAACTCCGGCTTCGATTGAAGAAACAGCGGCAATTTACGGAAAGCTATTTGCCCAATTCGACAAAACCGAACCGCTGGGCAATGCCGACGAAGAAGCGCTGCGGCAGGTGTTGTATGGCCAAGATTCGCCCATCAACGTGCCATTCAGAGAATACAATGACATTCGGCTTGTCAAAGACAGTCAGTACGAACGAGATCAAAAACAGAAGATCGAACGAATGATCACCGCGCGCGCGTTTGACGGCGCGGCTCCGCGAGCGATGGCAGTTGAAGATGCTGAGCAGCTTAAACCGGCGCATATTTACGTTCGCGGCAATCCGAACAATAAAGGCGATGAAATTCCCAGACGGTTTTTGCAGGTTTTGGCCGGAAATAACCGCCAACCATTCACAGACGGCAGCGGACGATTGGAACTGGCTCGCGCGATTGTTGACCGTAACAATCCGCTGACGGCGCGTGTGATCGTCAACCGCGTCTGGCAATGGCATTTCGGCCAGGGTTTGGTTCGCACGCCCAGCGATTTCGGTTCTCGCGGCGAAGCGCCAACGCATCCGGAACTGTTGGATTACCTGGCCGCGTGGTTTATAGAAAACGGCTGGTCGCTGAAAAAACTGCACGCCCTGATTTTGACTTCGGCAACCTACCAACAATCCAGTGCAGACGATTCGGCGGCGCGACAGCGTGATCCGGAAAACCGTTTGCTTTGGCGAATGAACCGTCAGCGGCTGGATTTTGAATCTTTGCGCGATGCGCTGCTTTCCGCCAGCGGACAACTTGATGCGATGATGGGCGGCGTAGCGGATGAAATTACTTGCTGGCCCTTTTCGCGGCGGCGAACGATCTATGGCTACGTCAACCGTGCTAAGCTCGCGGCGGAATTTCTGACCTTCGATTTTGCCAACCCCGATGCGCACGTCGCGCAACGTTATCAAACGACCATTCCACAGCAATCGCTGTATTTGATGAACAATCCGTTTGTCGTCGAACAGGCGCGCGCCATACTGCATCGTTCGAACATTCCTGCGTCGAAAACTCCGCGCCAGCGAATCGCCATACTGTATCAACTGCTCTATGGTCGCGAAGCCAGTACCGAAGAACTGGCTTGGGGACTGGCCTTCATTCAACAACACGCTTCTTCGTCGGACAAATCCACAATCCGAACTCCGCAATCCGCAATCTGGCGATACGGCCAGGGCGAATATGACGAAAAGGAAAAAAGGATTAAGAACTTCGCCGAACATAAATTCTTCGCCGCCGGTTCCTGGCGATTGAATGCCAACGAGCTTGACCCGCGTCGCCAAACCGCGTTCATCAACCGCGAAGGCGGCGTGCCCAGCGGCAAAGCGAATTCCGCCGTTCGCCGCTGGACAGCCAGCTTTGACGGCAAAGTAACGATCAACGGCAAGCTGATTCACGATCTGGAACAATCCTGCGTAACCTGCGACGGCGTCGAAGCCGTTATTGTTTCCAGCCGTTCCGGAGTTGCTGGCAACTGGTCGGCATATTTGTCGCAGGCTGACACTGCCGCGACAGTCGAAGTCAAAACCGGCGACACCATTGATTTCATCGTGCTGAACAAAAAGAACACCAGTGGCGACGACTTCAAGTGGCATGTGACGATTCGCCGTGAAGGCCGCGCGGAAGAATGGGACTCCGTTCGGGATTTTTATTCGCCGCTGGCACAACCGATGAACGTTTGGGAACGCTACGTTCAGGCGTTGATTGCCGCCGTGGAATTTTCGATGATTGATTGACCCGGGTTCGCATCGCTTCCAGCGTGCAGGTTTGGCAAGAAGCCCATTGAAAAAAATGGGCAAGCTGCCAAATCACGCAGGCCGGAGGCACTGCGTACCCAACAGGAGGAAAACACTTTGATGACACGACGCGAAATGCTGCACCGCAGCGGAATGGGAATGGGAGCGCTGGCGCTGACACAGTTGGCGGGATCAACCGCCGCAGCGCAACAGGTCAATTCCGTGAATCCGCTTGCGCCCAAAGCGCCGCACTTCCCCGCCAAAGCCAAACGCGTTATTCACCTGTTTATGAACGGCGGCCCGTCGCATGTGGATACCTTTGATCCGAAGCCGATGCTGGACAAATACGACGGCCAACCGCTGCCGATTCATTTGAAAACCGAGCGCAAAACCGGCGCGGGCTTCGCTTCGCCGTTCAAGTTTCAAAAGCACGGCCAGTGCGGCACCGAAGTCAGTGAACTCTTCCCCAACATTGCCAAGTGGGTGGACGAGTTGTGCGTGATTCGTTCAATGCGCACTGAACTGCCGAACCATGAACCGTCGCTGTATTTGATGAATTGTGGCGAACAGCGGCAAGTCCGTCCAAGTTTGGGGTCTTGGCTGACGTACGGATTGGGCAGCGAGAATCAAAACCTGCCGGGATTTGTCGTCATGACGCCGTTTGGGTACCCAACGGCCGGAGCGCAAAGCTGGACTTCGGCGTTTTTGCCCGGCGTGTATCAAGGCACGTTCATTGATCCGAACGAAACCGATGTCGAACGATTGATTCACAACATCCGCAACAACAACTTGAGCCGCCAGCAGCAGCGCGAACAACTCGATTTGCTTGGCAAACTCAATCGCCGGTACCAGCAAACGCGACAGGAAGAATCCTTGATCGAAGCGCAAATCCAAAATTACGAACTGGCGTTTCGCATGCAGACCGAAGCGACCGAAGCATTTGACTTAAGCAAAGAGCCGGAATCCGTTCGACAACGCTACGGCACACACGCGTATGGACGGCAATTGCTGCTGGCAAGGCGGTTGCTCGAACGCGGAGTTCGTTTTGTCCAATGCTGGCAAGGCAAAGGACAGCCCTGGGACAGCCACGATAATTTGCCAATGCATCATCGCAATCTGGCCCGCATCACGGATCAGCCGATTGCCGCGTTGCTGGAAGATTTGAAACAGCGCGGCATGTTGGAAGACACGCTGGTCATCTGGGGAGGAGAGTTCGGGCGAACGCCGACGGTGGAGCTAACCGGTCATACGAAGAAGGAAGAATATGGGCGAGATCACAATCCGTACGGCTTCACGGTATGGATGGCTGGCGCAGGCGTTCGGAAAGGTTATGTTCACGGCGCGACGGATGAATTCGGTTTTCGCGCCGTCGAAAACATCGTTCACGTTCACGATCTGCACGCGACGATTTTGCACTTGATGGGATTCGATCACGAGAAACTGACATACCGGTATGCCGGGCGAGATTTCCGGCTGACGGATGTCAGCGGGTTGGTCGTCAAAGAGTTGATGGCCTAACCGGGCAACACGCATCGCAGTATCGCCAAAAAGAAAAAGCCGCTGCCCGCCATCACAAATACGTGCCAGATGACGTGGTTATAGGGTAACCGCTCCCAGGCGAAAAAGATCAAGCCCAGCATGTAAGCCAACCCACCCGCCGCGATCCAGGCCAGTCCGCCCAGCGGAACCGTGGCCAGTATCGGTTTGACGGCGATAATTGCCGCCCAACCAATGACCAGATACAACCCCATCGTCACGAATTTATACCGATCGGCAAAAATCCATTTGAACACGATGCCAAATAACGCCAGCGCCCAGACAATCGTCAGCAGCAAATACCCCCAAAACCCGCGCAAATTGACCAGCATAAATGGCGTGTACGTCCCCGCGATCAGCAAGTAAATCGCCATTTGGTCCACCTGGAGAAGCCGCCGTTTCAAGTGCGGAGTTTGCACCCCGTGATACAGCGTCGAGGCGGTATAGAGAATCACCTGCGTGACGCCATAAATCGCGCAGCCTGCGAAATGCCATACGCTGAGTTTTTGCCAGGTCAATCCGGTCAGAACGATCAAGCCGGCAACACTCAGAATCATTCCGATTCCGTGCGTAATGGTGTTGGCCAACTCTTCGATCAGCAATCGTCGTTCGATGTTCATCAGCGATGTTCTCCTGATAAATGGTGTCGGAAGATTGGCGGATTATACGCTGCGAAAATCCTGAACAAAAAATCCGGCGGCGACGTTTTGGTCGTAGTCAAAACGACATTTTCGAAATTTTACATCGCAATCAACTCGACAAGCTGGTTGTCAATTTGGCGGCTTGTCTTCTTTCCTTGCGGGAAGTAGACTCCGCAGCCGGTGAAGAGAGGGTTTCCCCTTTTTCGGACTCGCGAACATCCACAACTTTAGATTTAACTCCAGGAGGGTTTCAAAAATGAGCAAGCGTTTTCTGATTCTAACCGGCGCACTTTTGTCGCTGGTTTTCGCCATGGTTCTCTCGGTGTCGGCCTTCGCCCAAAGCGTGGAAGGCACTTACAACGTCTCCGCTTCCAGCAGCGATCTCGGCACCATTAACTTTATTCTGGTGCTGAAAAAAGATGGCGACAAATGGGCTGCTGAAATCAAAGATTCTCCGATTCCGCAAACTGTCACCAGCGTGACAATTGATGGCGACAACATCACCATCGTCACAGATGCAGGCGGAACTCCGGTCAACATCAAAGGCAAATTCACGGGTGCCCTGGTGGCTGGCGATTGGAATGCCGGTGACGCCAAGGGCACCTGGAAAGGTGAAAAAGCCGGTGCGGCGGCAACTGCCACGGCGATGGCCGGTCCGGCTCCGAAAGCAATGAGCAGCGCAGTTCCCGCTGGCATCGAAGGCAGCTACGATTTCAAAATCGTGGCCGATGGCCAGGGTGAATTCGTGATGACCCTGATCATCAAAAACGAAGGCGGCAAACTGACGACTTCAACGGAAAACGGCGGCGATTTGGCCGTCACCGGCATCGAAGTCAAAGAAGGCGATGTCACCAATCTGACCGCCACCTATCAAGGCAATGGCCCAATCCCGCTCAATGGCAAACGCACTGGCGACAACATGGGCGGCAAATGGGAATTCAGCGGCTTTTCGGGAACCTGGGAAGCCAAGAAGAAAAAGTAGGCCCTAAAACTAGCTGTTCAAGCTGGGCAGGCCGGTGGTATCGCAAGAGATCACCGGCCTTTTTGATTTTCAGGAGGAAATATCATGAAACTGACTCGACGTTCATTACTCACGAGCGGTGTTGCAGCAGGATTGGTTGGCGCCTTGCCGAGTTTGCCGACTGAGGCTGCTCCGGCTCAAGCTTCAACCCAGAAAATCCGTATCGGCGTTTCAACGTATTCCTACTGGCATTTCGACCGGGTCAAATATCCGATTGAAAAGGTCATTGAAAATGCCGCCAAAATAGGCTTTGACGGCGTGGAAATTCTCCATCGCCAGATGGAAAACGAAACGCCGAAGTACGTGAATAACCTGAAGCGGATGGCGTTTTCCCTGGGTCTGGATTTGTTCTTTCTTTCGATCCATCAAAACTTCGTTTCGCCGGACAAGGCCAAACGCCAGGAACACATTGACCATACTAAACGCTGCATTGATCTGGCCGTCAGGTTGGGCTGCCCGGCAATTCGGTTGAATTCCGGTCGCTGGGGCACGATTCCCGATTTTCAAAAGATGCTGGACGCGGGCGGCGTCGAACAACCGCTGCCCGGTTACACGGACGAAGACGCGTTCAAATGGTGCATCGAATGCATCAACGAGTGTTTACCCCACACGGAAGCCGCCGGCGTCGTATTGGCGCTGGAAAATCACTGGGGATTGACGACAAAAGTGGATGGCTTGCTGACGATTTATCGGGGCGTGAATTCCCCCTGGCTGAGCATCAATCTGGACACGGGCAATTTCGTTGGAGATCCGTATTCGCAACTGGAACGACTGGCTCCGCACGCGATCGTGGTGCAGGCCAAAACTTATTACGGCGGCGGCGTGTATTACACCCGCGAACTGGATTACTCGCGCATTGCCAAAATTTTGCGCAATGCGGGTTTCAAAGGCTACGTGTCGCTGGAAATGGAAGGCAAGGAAAACGCCGATGTTGCCGTTCCGAAGAGTTTGGCGTTGTTACGAAAGGCCTTTGCATAAATGCTAAAGTCGGAAGGATGAATGACGAATGTCGGAATTCCGGTTTCGCTCAACTCATCATTCATCCTTCCGCCTTCATCATTTCGGCTTGTGCGTTTCCATCCGCGGAATAGCCAAGTTCGCGCCCGAATTTGTTGTACATAAATCCCGCCGTCACGTCATACAGGAAATGCACCAGCATTGGCGCAAGCAGCGAACCGGAAACCCAGTACAACCAGTGAAAGATCAACGCAAAGCCGGTGATCACCAACGCAGATTTCCAGCCTTGCAGGAAATGGCTGATGCCGAAAATCGTCGCCGTCATGATTGCCGCCGCCATCGCCGATCCTGTCACGCGCCACAACAAACTGAACATCACTCCGCGATAGGTGATTTCTTCGCCAACCCCCGCCAGCAATGAAATCGTCACCCACAAAGCTTTGTCTTTGCCATCGCCGGACATAAATAGATACACGCGGCGTTCGCGACGTTCGACCGCTTTGCGCCAGCGCGGTTTCATCACCACAATCAGGGCTGCCAACACACCAGCCGCCACGCCAAACGACCAGACATTTTTCGGCTTGGCCCAAATGTCAATCCATTCTCTCCAGGCCACTAACACGGAAAGCGCCAGAAAAAACACCTGCTGTCCGATCACATAAGCAAAATACTTTCGTCGCGGCGGAAAGGGCCGCTCCTTCAACCGCCGAGCCGTTTTGATCGCGCTCCAGGGCATCAGCAGGCCGAAAAAAACCAGATGATAAATCCCGGCCAACCCGATGTGATGCAGGTCAAAGTTCATCGAATAATCTCCACTTTTTCTTCGGTGTTCATTTGGTACAGTCGCTCAATGCGCGTAATGACGTGTTCGCGGTCGAAGCGTTCGATGACGCTGGCTTGCGCCAATCCGCCCAGTCGTTGCCGCATTTGGTTGTCGGTCAACAATCTGGAAAGCGCGGCGATCAATGCCGACTCGTCTTCGCGTTCCAGAAACAATCCCGTGACTTCGTGTTCGACGATTTCCGCCATGCCGCCGACGCGCGAAGCGATCACAGCGCAACCGGCAGCCATTGCTTCCACCAACGCCAGTGAAAAGGCTTCGTTTTGCGACGGCACGACGACGATGTCAAACGCAGACATCTTCGCCGGCAGTTCGTTGACGAATCCCGTGAAGCGAATGTTCTCGCCCAACCCGGCCACGTTGACGGATTCGCACAGTTCGTTGGCGTAGGCGACATCTTCGTCTTTCACGCCCGGCTGACCGACGACCAGAAAATCCACGTCCGTCCAATGACGCTCTTTGATCAATTTGGCTGCGGCGCGCAAAAACAGGTCTTGCCGTTTGAGCGGCGTCAATTGCCCGACGACGGCAATCGCCCAGCGACGCCTTAATCCGAAGGCTTCGCGCGCGGCGTTGCGGCTGAGCAAGCCATGACCTTGGGCGTCAATCCAGTTGGGAATGACCACCACGCGGTCGGCATATTGTGGAAAGGCTTCGGTCAGGGTTTCGGCCACATTGGTCGAAACCGCGATCAATGCGCGCGCTTCGCCAATCGTCCAGGCATACACCGGGTTGGATTTGATGGGATTGAAATGATGGCGGGTGATGAAAAATCGGACTTTCAATCCGGCGCGCTGCGCCATGCGCACAGCGATGCCGCTGAAGGTGTAATCGCGCGCAATGTGCGCGTGAATGACATCAATCTTGTGTTGGCGAATGATCGAGTTC
Encoded proteins:
- a CDS encoding PSD1 domain-containing protein, whose amino-acid sequence is MPMFRVERCIKLSAVGVFALSLSSWFVCTSAAFTPFPQTDNAREEFFETRIRPLLTAACYDCHTASEAGGLRVDSREGLLKGGNSGPAIVPNQPESSLLMQAVSHSHSRLKMPKGKPKLKDEDISSLRQWIKDGAYWPATKAQTSPSGYKISPQQKSHWAYQPIRKTVPHQAADSNWPRNEIDHFVLTRLESDGLHPNPAADKRSLIRRATFDLTGLPPTPEEIQAFLVDKSPEAFVKVVERLLASPRYGERWARHWLDVARYSDTQGVNDTTILLYPFAYTYRDWVIRAFNEDLPYDQFLLQQIAADRLPNNDSHNLAALGFLTVGRGGFATTTEERIDDKVDVAIRGTMALTVSCARCHNHKFDPIPTADYYSLFSVFANTHEPEELPLLDATSANDPKEAELRNDIAKVNDEIEKYRVKRYPELKAEYRQADQITKYLTAVSQARELKKEVEVRALTVEKDYNFAMLRRWQNYLPKAADNRDSVFVIWNALVAIPEKEFAAKASPTIANCASQKVNPLVMQEFAKTPASIEETAAIYGKLFAQFDKTEPLGNADEEALRQVLYGQDSPINVPFREYNDIRLVKDSQYERDQKQKIERMITARAFDGAAPRAMAVEDAEQLKPAHIYVRGNPNNKGDEIPRRFLQVLAGNNRQPFTDGSGRLELARAIVDRNNPLTARVIVNRVWQWHFGQGLVRTPSDFGSRGEAPTHPELLDYLAAWFIENGWSLKKLHALILTSATYQQSSADDSAARQRDPENRLLWRMNRQRLDFESLRDALLSASGQLDAMMGGVADEITCWPFSRRRTIYGYVNRAKLAAEFLTFDFANPDAHVAQRYQTTIPQQSLYLMNNPFVVEQARAILHRSNIPASKTPRQRIAILYQLLYGREASTEELAWGLAFIQQHASSSDKSTIRTPQSAIWRYGQGEYDEKEKRIKNFAEHKFFAAGSWRLNANELDPRRQTAFINREGGVPSGKANSAVRRWTASFDGKVTINGKLIHDLEQSCVTCDGVEAVIVSSRSGVAGNWSAYLSQADTAATVEVKTGDTIDFIVLNKKNTSGDDFKWHVTIRREGRAEEWDSVRDFYSPLAQPMNVWERYVQALIAAVEFSMID
- a CDS encoding DUF1501 domain-containing protein, translated to MTRREMLHRSGMGMGALALTQLAGSTAAAQQVNSVNPLAPKAPHFPAKAKRVIHLFMNGGPSHVDTFDPKPMLDKYDGQPLPIHLKTERKTGAGFASPFKFQKHGQCGTEVSELFPNIAKWVDELCVIRSMRTELPNHEPSLYLMNCGEQRQVRPSLGSWLTYGLGSENQNLPGFVVMTPFGYPTAGAQSWTSAFLPGVYQGTFIDPNETDVERLIHNIRNNNLSRQQQREQLDLLGKLNRRYQQTRQEESLIEAQIQNYELAFRMQTEATEAFDLSKEPESVRQRYGTHAYGRQLLLARRLLERGVRFVQCWQGKGQPWDSHDNLPMHHRNLARITDQPIAALLEDLKQRGMLEDTLVIWGGEFGRTPTVELTGHTKKEEYGRDHNPYGFTVWMAGAGVRKGYVHGATDEFGFRAVENIVHVHDLHATILHLMGFDHEKLTYRYAGRDFRLTDVSGLVVKELMA
- a CDS encoding hemolysin III family protein, which translates into the protein MEELANTITHGIGMILSVAGLIVLTGLTWQKLSVWHFAGCAIYGVTQVILYTASTLYHGVQTPHLKRRLLQVDQMAIYLLIAGTYTPFMLVNLRGFWGYLLLTIVWALALFGIVFKWIFADRYKFVTMGLYLVIGWAAIIAVKPILATVPLGGLAWIAAGGLAYMLGLIFFAWERLPYNHVIWHVFVMAGSGFFFLAILRCVLPG
- a CDS encoding sugar phosphate isomerase/epimerase, which codes for MKLTRRSLLTSGVAAGLVGALPSLPTEAAPAQASTQKIRIGVSTYSYWHFDRVKYPIEKVIENAAKIGFDGVEILHRQMENETPKYVNNLKRMAFSLGLDLFFLSIHQNFVSPDKAKRQEHIDHTKRCIDLAVRLGCPAIRLNSGRWGTIPDFQKMLDAGGVEQPLPGYTDEDAFKWCIECINECLPHTEAAGVVLALENHWGLTTKVDGLLTIYRGVNSPWLSINLDTGNFVGDPYSQLERLAPHAIVVQAKTYYGGGVYYTRELDYSRIAKILRNAGFKGYVSLEMEGKENADVAVPKSLALLRKAFA
- a CDS encoding CPBP family intramembrane metalloprotease is translated as MNFDLHHIGLAGIYHLVFFGLLMPWSAIKTARRLKERPFPPRRKYFAYVIGQQVFFLALSVLVAWREWIDIWAKPKNVWSFGVAAGVLAALIVVMKPRWRKAVERRERRVYLFMSGDGKDKALWVTISLLAGVGEEITYRGVMFSLLWRVTGSAMAAAIMTATIFGISHFLQGWKSALVITGFALIFHWLYWVSGSLLAPMLVHFLYDVTAGFMYNKFGRELGYSADGNAQAEMMKAEG
- a CDS encoding glycosyltransferase family 4 protein, producing the protein MKILQVCSAESLGGGERHVIDLTRALIERGHDLHLAVRPNSPLREELPHAAITWHELSLRNALDVLSAGALNSIIRQHKIDVIHAHIARDYTFSGIAVRMAQRAGLKVRFFITRHHFNPIKSNPVYAWTIGEARALIAVSTNVAETLTEAFPQYADRVVVIPNWIDAQGHGLLSRNAAREAFGLRRRWAIAVVGQLTPLKRQDLFLRAAAKLIKERHWTDVDFLVVGQPGVKDEDVAYANELCESVNVAGLGENIRFTGFVNELPAKMSAFDIVVVPSQNEAFSLALVEAMAAGCAVIASRVGGMAEIVEHEVTGLFLEREDESALIAALSRLLTDNQMRQRLGGLAQASVIERFDREHVITRIERLYQMNTEEKVEIIR